The following are encoded in a window of Clarias gariepinus isolate MV-2021 ecotype Netherlands chromosome 8, CGAR_prim_01v2, whole genome shotgun sequence genomic DNA:
- the si:dkey-191g9.7 gene encoding uncharacterized protein si:dkey-191g9.7, translating to MAGIGCPVSELFPPKGSTIASNPDVTNDIIIIPLSPELKDIKPKELQQNASKVPCSENILEDRGHIKEKDKCNHNAPHLHSAAELHTSDKAGAKIASGVNYENEQSLQVHTEKASSLQEYSGEEKLSLTKQNFQRSYSNETTEHALYKNIEAPITSLVCKEAMQTQPSCSGSTFCRAASGTIYPNSIQVCTSGCAQVSGEFARDIKPCSPYHHGAVEDTFAAYCHPQPIPAPAQLVPRVMNMEGDCKGQKTGATLLSLPPLVSSISETRLDSKRLVHCCSLDCKWPGALHQVGSQQQSVREAKNTRDAGTMTSCTELRDVAVQVGQNSEKSPQHVFPKVCLVDEKENGNKKITEQRKASIKDVKWDSEGMTWEVYGASVDPEELGLAIQKHLELQIKETAGKAARLSKKNTTTSQLGNEKRESKRKRKVMAVLRPSVCCSRTSTTVD from the coding sequence ATGGCAGGGATTGGGTGCCCCGTGTCTGAACTGTTTCCACCTAAGGGGAGCACCATCGCGTCCAACCCTGATGTCACTAacgatattattattattccacttTCTCCTGAACTAAAGGACATTAAACCTAAAGAGCTACAGCAGAACGCTAGTAAAGTACCATGCTCAGAAAATATCCTGGAAGACCGAGgacatataaaagaaaaagacaaatgcaATCACAATGCCCCACATCTCCACAGTGCTGCAGAGCTTCACACATCTGATAAAGCAGGTGCCAAGATAGCATCAGGTGTGAACTATGAGAATGAACAGTCACTACAGGTTCACACAGAGAAAGCCTCCTCATTACAAGAGTACTCAGGAGAAGAGAAGCTTTCCCTAACCAAGCAGAATTTTCAGAGGAGTTACTCAAATGAAACAACTGAGCATGCTTTATATAAGAACATAGAAGCACCTATTACGTCCTTAGTTTGTAAGGAGGCCATGCAAACACAGCCAAGCTGCAGCGGCTCCACCTTCTGCAGAGCAGCGAGTGGCACAATCTATCCAAACTCCATTCAGGTTTGCACTTCTGGCTGTGCTCAGGTATCAGGAGAGTTTGCCAGGGACATTAAACCCTGCAGTCCGTACCATCATGGAGCTGTTGAGGACACATTTGCTGCCTACTGTCACCCCCAGCCCATACCTGCTCCTGCCCAACTTGTACCACGAGTAATGAACATGGAGGGAGACTGCAAGGGGCAGAAAACAGGAGCGACCTTGTTATCTCTTCCCCCACTCGTTTCCTCCATCAGTGAGACAAGACTGGATTCTAAAAGACTGGTCCACTGCTGTAGCCTGGACTGTAAGTGGCCTGGTGCTTTGCACCAGGTTGGAAGTCAGCAGCAATCAGTGAGAGAGGCTAAAAACACGAGGGATGCCGGGACTATGACCTCCTGCACAGAGCTGAGGGATGTAGCAGTGCAAGTGGGTCAGAACTCAGAAAAGTCCCCTCAACATGTCTTTCCAAAGGTGTGTCTGGTGGACGAGAAGGAGAATGGAAATAAAAAGATTACAGAGCAACGGAAAGCCTCAATTAAGGATGTGAAATGGGACTCAGAAGGAATGACATGGGAGGTCTATGGTGCCTCGGTCGACCCTGAGGAACTGGGCTTGGCTATTCAAAAGCACTTGGAGCTGCAGATCAAGGAGACCGCAGGGAAAGCAGCAAGGTTATCAAAGAAGAACACAACCACCTCACAGCTGGGAAACGAGAAAAGGGAGAGTAAGAGGAAGAGAAAAGTGATGGCGGTTCTTCGTCCATCGGTCTGTTGTAGCCGCACTTCTACCACAGTGGACTAA
- the sprn gene encoding shadow of prion protein, which produces MNRAIATCCIFLLLSAFLCDKVMSKGGRGGARGSARGSARGSIRGSAHGGRSSRIGGSSSVRVAGAAAAGAAVALGAGGWYASAQRKPDDSSEHGDDYYSNRTDWELYLAQTSSAVTHDFNYGGLFTLLVPINFLLP; this is translated from the coding sequence ATGAATCGAGCCATAGCCACCTGCTGCATATTCCTGCTTCTCTCTGCTTTCCTGTGCGACAAGGTGATGTCCAAAGGTGGCAGAGGAGGTGCCAGGGGATCTGCACGGGGTTCTGCCAGAGGTTCCATCCGAGGTAGTGCGCACGGTGGACGGTCTTCCCGTATCGGTGGCTCTTCCTCCGTGAGAGTGGCAGGGGCGGCTGCAGCAGGTGCTGCAGTAGCCCTGGGAGCTGGAGGATGGTATGCTTCAGCCCAGCGCAAACCAGATGACAGCTCTGAGCACGGGGACGATTATTACAGTAACAGGACAGACTGGGAACTTTACCTTGCCCAAACGTCTAGTGCAGTGACTCATGATTTCAATTATGGTGGACTGTTTACATTACTAGTGCCAATAAACTTTCTGCTGCCTTAA
- the mtg1 gene encoding mitochondrial ribosome-associated GTPase 1 isoform X1 translates to MRISQTLRSAARFRTVFDFGEREVAHWFPGHMAKGLKQMRASLRKVDCIIEIHDARIPFSGRNPLFQESLDIRPHLLILNKMDLADTSNKSNILKQLERDGVKNVLFTDCLKQRDASIKKIVPVVTDLIENSPRFHREENRSYCIMVIGVPNVGKSSLINALRRTNLKKGKASRVGGEPGITKAVLTQIQVCERPVIHLLDTPGVLSPKIENVETGMKLALCGTILDHLVGEDIIADYLLFSLNRLERFGYVERYDLDTPSDDIQHVLKCIAVKLGKTQRVKAITGVGDITVRMPNYTAAAYDFIRAFRKGELGKVILD, encoded by the exons ATGAGGATCTCTCAGACTTTACGTAGTGCTGCCAGGTTCAGGACTGTGTTTGATTTCGGAGAGAGAGAAGTGGCACACTGGTTTCCTGGGCATATGGCTAAAG GACTCAAGCAGATGAGAGCCAGCCTGAGGAAAGTTGACTGCATTATAGAAATCCACGATGCCAGAATA CCATTTTCTGGACGAAATCCTTTGTTTCAAGAGAGCCTCGATATTCGGCCGCATTTACTTATACTAAATAAGATGGACCTGGCTGACACGTCAAACAAATCG AATATCCTGAAACAGCTTGAGAGAGATGGAGTTAAGAATGTCTTGTTCACAGACTGTTTAAAGCAAAGGGACGCAAGTATTAAAAAG ATAGTTCCTGTTGTAACAGACCTCATTGAGAACTCGCCTCGTTTTCACAGAGAGGAG AACAGAAGTTACTGCATAATGGTGATTGGAGTGCCAAATGTTGGGAAATCTTCATTGATTAATGCTTTAAGAAGAACAAACCTGAAAAAAG GCAAAGCCTCAAGGGTTGGAGGTGAACCTGGAATTACCAAAGCTGTCCTGACACAAATCCAG GTGTGCGAAAGACCAGTCATACATTTGCTTGATACACCGGGAGTGCTGTCCCCTAAGATCGAGAATGTTGAGACCGGGATGAAACTCGCTTTATGTG GCACTATACTGGACCACTTGGTTGGTGAAGACATTATAGCTGATTATCTGCTTTTTTCACTCAACAGACTCGAGCGGTTTGG CTATGTGGAAAGGTATGATCTAGACACACCATCTGATGATATTCAGCACGTGCTGAAGTGCATTGCTGTTAAATTAGGCAAGACTCAGAGAGTGAAAGCCATAACAGGAGTAG GTGACATTACCGTCAGAATGCCTAACTACACTGCCGCAGCTTATGACTTCATCAGAGCTTTCCGTAAAGGAGAGCTGGGCAAAGTCATTCTTGattaa
- the mtg1 gene encoding mitochondrial ribosome-associated GTPase 1 isoform X2 — MDLADTSNKSNILKQLERDGVKNVLFTDCLKQRDASIKKIVPVVTDLIENSPRFHREENRSYCIMVIGVPNVGKSSLINALRRTNLKKGKASRVGGEPGITKAVLTQIQVCERPVIHLLDTPGVLSPKIENVETGMKLALCGTILDHLVGEDIIADYLLFSLNRLERFGYVERYDLDTPSDDIQHVLKCIAVKLGKTQRVKAITGVGDITVRMPNYTAAAYDFIRAFRKGELGKVILD, encoded by the exons ATGGACCTGGCTGACACGTCAAACAAATCG AATATCCTGAAACAGCTTGAGAGAGATGGAGTTAAGAATGTCTTGTTCACAGACTGTTTAAAGCAAAGGGACGCAAGTATTAAAAAG ATAGTTCCTGTTGTAACAGACCTCATTGAGAACTCGCCTCGTTTTCACAGAGAGGAG AACAGAAGTTACTGCATAATGGTGATTGGAGTGCCAAATGTTGGGAAATCTTCATTGATTAATGCTTTAAGAAGAACAAACCTGAAAAAAG GCAAAGCCTCAAGGGTTGGAGGTGAACCTGGAATTACCAAAGCTGTCCTGACACAAATCCAG GTGTGCGAAAGACCAGTCATACATTTGCTTGATACACCGGGAGTGCTGTCCCCTAAGATCGAGAATGTTGAGACCGGGATGAAACTCGCTTTATGTG GCACTATACTGGACCACTTGGTTGGTGAAGACATTATAGCTGATTATCTGCTTTTTTCACTCAACAGACTCGAGCGGTTTGG CTATGTGGAAAGGTATGATCTAGACACACCATCTGATGATATTCAGCACGTGCTGAAGTGCATTGCTGTTAAATTAGGCAAGACTCAGAGAGTGAAAGCCATAACAGGAGTAG GTGACATTACCGTCAGAATGCCTAACTACACTGCCGCAGCTTATGACTTCATCAGAGCTTTCCGTAAAGGAGAGCTGGGCAAAGTCATTCTTGattaa